GGCTGAGCAGAAAAGAAATGGCACGCCAGGCAAGAATATGGGTGCGACGGACAAACAGACCGGCATGGACGGCAAGGACTTTGCCAAGGCAATTGGCATCAACAAGCCCGCCAACGTGCGCGATAAGATAAAGCGATGGCAGCAAGACGTAGACCCGGACGCGGCGGGCGCAGACAAGGCGGGCGCATCCTCTCCCAAGACGACGCCCTCAACGCCCACCCCCAAGGCAAAGGCTCTGGATGACAAGCCCAACTGGACGCCTTCACACGAGCGGGGGAAGTCGGTCGGCGCCAGTCCAGAGCGGCCGAATAGCGCAAAGAAGACACCCGCCACCCATAATGAACTCGATGAAGACCTACTCTCGGCAACGGCGCCTAAGAAGCGCGTCATCAGCGACTCGCACTGGCGCAAGCAGTCGCCGACCAAGGAAGCCGGTCGCCCACAGCCAAAGACGATACCAAATGCCTGGGTGCGCCCCTCCCGCATCGTTCCCAAGAAGCCCGCGAGCCCGGAGCTCAAGCCCATTGTACACACCACACCACAACAGAATCCTCTCCTACCGTTTGCCGAATATGTCGGCAGGAGCACCGGACAGACGAGACCCCTACCAAAGCAGCGCCGACCATCGAAGCCCTCGAGCTCAGGGAGCGACCACCGACCGACAAGCAGCGGCGCAGGAAGCGGAAAGGGAGCCAAGACGAGCGAGACGGCTGGCAAGCCAAAGTCGCCGCAACCCCCGAAAGAGAAGATGGAAATTGTGCGGATGCGACCCAGCCGGCGGCGTGCGCGGACATCACCACGGGGGTCACTATCGGCAGAAGACCTCGCGCGATACCCTCGGAGACCAGGACGTGTGTCGGACACAGCGCTGAGCGAGGACCTCAACAATCTTGTCACAGTCGAGTACGCAGAGAGCGGAGTTACATCGGCACTGGAGAGCCGAATAACATCACCGCGAGACGATGAGCTGCGAGAAAGACGGCGAAGACGGCGACCGAGAAGCCAGGGCGACCGTGCCGCCGACGAAGCGCTCAGACAACCACCGAAAATCTCACGAAGAAAGAGCCGCAGGTCCTATCCTAGGACCGAAGAGGAAGCAGCTGCGCCATTGATTGTGCCAGTTGCTCCAGAGACATCCCCAACGAAGCCGTCGGGAAGCCGCTTAGAAGCCTGGCTCAGTAGCACCCCAGACCCGTTGGATGAACCCAAACCTCGTCGCAGGCGGAGTAGGCGGAGATCGAAGGAATCTCTGTCGAGCGTAGACCTACCGTTGAAAGCTGCGCAGTCCGAAGTCACTGTATCCACCGACGTAACACAAGAGGAGCCCGTCAAGAAGTCGCCTTCGCGTCGCAGGCGGAGGTCCAAGGACTCCGTTTCTTCTCTCGATCTCCCTGCCGAGGCCGACAAATCAGAGGTCTCTACATCCACAAGAGCAACACAGGATGAACCCGTCAAGGAGTCAAGCCGCAGGCGGAAGTCGAAAGACTCGGTATCTTCTCCCGAGCAGCCATCCAAGTCAGAGGTCAGTGCATCCACTGAGACCACGCGGGATGAGCAGGCTACGAAATCGCGCCGCAGCAGTAGTGGTAGCAGCCGTCGACGGCGCCGACAGTCCAGTCGCGAGATGACGGTAGATACTCAGGACCTGGAAGAAGCCCCATCGACCATCATCTCAGACACCACCACCGAGATAACTACACAGGATCAAGATAGCGAAATATCAGTCACTCCAACTCCATCACTGAAGCGACGTGGTGCAAGGCGCAGTCAATATTCGCCCACCAAAGGCCGATCCATGTCCTCTCCTCTTCGCGAGTCCACGTCAATAGACGACATGCCCAAGGACGACTTTTTGGATCTAGAAACAGCGTCGAGGAAGCCTTCTTCCTCCGCCGACACAGCTTCTATTGACCTCATGCCACTGCCATTACGACCGCGCCAAATCCTAGGTCCGCGCATGTACCCTACCAGTGGCAAACGCCTTTCAACTATTGTTTCTGCCGATTCGTATGGAACGAGAAGAAAATCATCGCGGCGCTCAAAGGCTTCAGGCTCAGATACCGTGACGGACATCACAGATGATACTATATCTGTCTCGCGAGCACCTCCATCAGAAGTTGGTTCCTACTTTAACCCCGAAACCTCGACCATTATCAGTCGCCAAAGTACCAGAAGAAGAAAGCTCGCCCGCCATGCAGATCTTATTTCCGTGCTATCCATGCCCAAAGCGGGAGGTTCGAAGAGCATCGTCTCTGCTCGCAGTATCCGTACTAACAGAAGTCGCCTGGCAACTGCCACCATTGAGGACATCATGCAAGAGCTCTCTTCCGATGAAGCCAAATACATGCGAGAGCTTCGCACCCTCGTTGACGGTGTCATTCCTGTCCTCCTCAGCTGCGTTCTCTCCAAGTCTGAGTCCGCCATTGCTGCCGGGCTATTCTCTCGTTCATCAAAGGCAGACCCAAGTGAGGTTACCAAGCCCATTGTCGATATGGGTGTCTGCCTcgagaagctcaagaacCTCCACAAACGTGTCCCCAGAGAAGACTCCGATGAGCTTGTATCCTGGGCTCAAAGTGCACAGCGTGTGTACTCTGATTACATCTCCGTGTGGCGCCTTGGCTTCCAAGATGTCGTAATCAGTCTCGCCCCTGCAGACGACGACCCATTCAAGCCTGCAAAGGTTGTTAATGGGCCAGAAGATGGTGCGCCCTGGGACGAAGGCATGCCCCGAAACGCTGAAGGATATGTGGTCAACAGCGAAGGCGAACGTGTTGATGTCGCCTATATGCTCAAGCGTCCACTCGTACGATTAAAGTACCTAGCCAAGACCTTGAAGGTACGTTGGACTTATACACTCCTGAAATGGAACAGAATACTAATCCTATCTTAGGGCATCAACCATGTCAAACCGTCTGAACACGTAGAGAAGACGTCGAGCATCTTCCAAGAGCTAGTTTCGGCGGCACGCAAACGGTCGAACGACGAGCAGGCCCGCCTTGAGGACGAGGCCGCGGCCAATGTCGATCCCACTCGCGCGCGCGATCCTCGAAGTCTCGCCCCTCTTGCGGGCGTCCGAGTTGATCCAACACGATGCGTGCGGGCCAGAGATCATTTCGACCTACATCTATATCATTCAACTGGTCAGGAAATGAGTTGTCGCGTTGAGATATTACTCCGTGACAACGCACCAGGTACGGGACCCGGAGGCGACCTCTTATTCTGCGAAGTCGATCCTACAGGCCGATGGCTGCTCCTCCCGCCTGTTCAATTGAGCCACGCGTCAGCTCGCAATGGCGACCTCAAGGGCGAAATCATTGTCATGATCCGTGGAAACCAAGCGGACGGATCCGAATGGAGCGAACTCATGTCGCTGATATCCGATGACGAGCAAGCCGGATTTGAGTGGGTGCAGATGCTTGGTCTCAACCCCATTCCTCCGCAGATCGCCGAAGTAAAGAAGAATCCCTATGCACCTGTCAATATGCAACGACCATCGAGCAGTCACGACTCTTCTCAACTTTCAAGTGTAACAGAGTCAACGCTTCCCCAGAAGAGCAGAACACCAAGTCCTCGTGAAATCGAGATTCCCATTGGTGAACAACATACTGAAGTATCCAAAGTATGGCATTACGACACCTCCGACAAGCGCAACAAATCACGCCCTGTGTCACCGATTACGACACCAAGCCGCGATAGTTCCTTCACGAGCGAGAAATATGACGGGAAAGAGCCGACCACACCCATTGAATCCATGTACACGGCGGATCAACTTCAGAACGACCCCGATCAAACACCACGCGGCTTTGACGAAGCAGTTCGGGTTGCCAACACTGGTTCTCCTTCGAGCCTGAAGCGAACAAGGGCAAAGAGGCTGTCAAGAAATCCCACCTCTTCACCAACGTCAGCACGAGCCTCCCGACAGATTACGCTTGAAGACCCGGTCGAACTTGAGAACCCTAAGCCCGTAGTTGAGAGCCCCAAGCCACGTAGGAAATCTACCAAGCGACGACCCCAATCACTTCCTGCCTCGGCGGTTTCGCAGTCGAACAAGGGCTACAGTGTCTGGATGCCAACCTCTGAAGTCGATGATGACTCTGATGAATCCGAAGCAGACAATCGTACCATTACAGATTCAGAGATTTCGCCACCAGGCTCTCCACCATCTCCTCAACGTCCTCAAGCCCATAGGCGTGTCTCTTCTGTACCTTCGCTAGAGCTGCCCAGTATCCCAAGGCAAAGGAAGTCAAGTGGGCAATCAACACCGGCCCGCGATTCAGAAGTGGACGTCACATACGCACACGAGAAGCCAAGCTCCGCGCCGTCAAAGTTGCAAAAGAAGAGTCGCGACATTGTCCTTGATGACATCGAGGAGCCCCAAGTAGAGCGTGAGGGACCACCGCCGACCCCGCCACATCGATCACCTAGTCCGGCAACGCCTGTGACACTGAAGGGAAGCAAGACACCTATCCTTACTCCGCTACTACCTGGATTCAAGGGCAAACGACGCTCATCATCACCCTTGAAGCACGAGTATGAGCCATCGACTTGCACAGAAGAGTCGAGTGAAAGTGAAAGCGAGAGCGAGGAAGATACACACTCCGAAGGCGAAAAAGAGGAGGGGTCCGAGGAGAGCCTTACTTCCGAATCATCAGAAGACGAACTGGATGACGATGTGCCCATGCCGCTGATGCCAATTGGGTATATTGGACCTCGCGGATACAGCTCACGTCCGTTTATCACAGGAAGGGAAGCAAGCCGCCCGAAAACAGCAGAAAAGGCAGAAGATGAGCCCAAGGATTTTACAAAGGTTTCTCCTCCTGGGTCGATTTACACCCTTCCCAACGGCACCATCACACCATCTCAATCCGCGTCAAACACGCCCTACCGAGCTGTTCCTCGAAACTCTGCAAAAGCTTCCAGGACCATCGCATCCCTCTTTGCTTGGTCTGAGGCTGGCCGATGGGACAGCTTGCACCCAGACGAATGTAGCATTGTCGTCACGCCAGGAAAGATTGAAGTCTATGAGATCTCAATCAACCACTCAAAACCCTTCCTGGCCGACGGCGACGAGATCATCACGCCTGAGGGAGGTGCTCCCCTTATTGCGGTTGAGCTTACCCCTCTTGTACCGCTGCGAAAGTCAACGGCCATTGATATTTCCATTCGATCACCGCCCACTGGAGAATCGCGCATCAAAGCCGGCAACAACATCATGTTGAGGAGTCGCAGTGCAGCTGAATGCTCGCAATTGTACGCCATGATCAACCAGTCGCGTATCAATAACCCTACGTACATTGCACTTCAGAATGCACGCGGACCCTATGGACAATCAAGCTGGGccgaggcgatggaccagCGCAACGCAGCCAGGACAAGTGCAGAATCGTCATCAGGATGGCTTGGAGGAACGTTGGGCAGGAGAAGCAGCTACCGCAAGTCAAGCACACGCGCGGCCTCCATCTCCGCCGCCACCGAGTCGTCCGTAGGAACCATGAACTCTGCGCTCCGCTCAGCCCTAGGCCGCTTCTCCTTTGGCAAGAGCGGTATCTTCAGCATCCGCAACTCAACCCTCGGATCCCGCAGCTCAGGTTCCTTCGACAGCGGCTCCCGACCCGGCTCCGGCGCCTCAACACCCACAGGCGACATGACGCGCGCCCCCGGTGCACCAGCCGGCATCACAAATACAAAATGCCGCCTCTACGAGCGAGAGTCTCTTAAGAAATGGCGTGACATGGGTGGCGCAAGACTAACGATTATGCTGCCTTCCCCCAACCCAAGCGTACCTTCCTCGCCCACAAACTCGCGCCAACGCGCCCCCGGCACGAGGGATCATAGACAAGAGCGCCGTATCCTACTCACCGGCAAGAAAATGGGTGAAGTTCTGCTCGACGTTACGCTTTCGGAAACTTGCTTCGAGCGCGTCGCGCGCAGTGGTATCGCAGTTAGCGTATGGGAGGATCACGTTGATGAAGATGGTCAGGTTGGTGGTGTGGGCAAGACGGGTGGTGTGTTGGGTGCGAGGGCCAGGGTGTTCATGATTCAGATGAAGAGTGAGAGGGAGTGTGCGTATTGCTTCAGTTTGTTGGGCAAACTGAGGTACTAATCTGGGGTTCCGCTGACGATTGGCGGATGATGTCCAGGGAGGTGTGGTGAGACGACAATGACGACGACGGGGAGGCGCTTGGAGAGGTGACGGATTGCTAAGTATATGCATGATACCTCATCGTCATTTTTCGCATTTTCCTGTTATATCCTTTTTTCTTTCTACTCTTCTTTTTATTCTCAAGCGAGGCGTTGGCTACATACATGGAGGGTTTGTGTGCGCGCGTTGTGTGGTATCATCTTTTTCTCATCTTTTTCAAAGGGGGTTTTGTTTCATGCGAATACCACACGGGCAGTCAGTCGGTTCTTTTTACGATAAATGTCTTATCATCTTTCGTTCGCGAAGATCAAATTTGTAATTCGAAGATTATTTTACTTTTTGCTTCGCTTGACTTGGTTTGCTATAGGCTTTTGGTATGATGTACGGCTGGCTTTGTGTGTTATGCTCTTGATACCAGATAGACGGCGGGGTGCGGATAATGGCTGATGGGTCGCGTGGGAGGGGCACGTGGGAGGGGACGGTGGTATGTATAGCAAGCTTCTGGTGTATATATGTAGCTGAGGATTGAGTGCATATATGATTTTCTGACATTCAGTTCTGTCGATTTACGTATGGGAAGttcttcttctctcttcCACAGGAAGAATCCTGACTCTATGAGATATGAGAGTGAATGAACATAGGTTCTTGTACATGGTGTGCTCCTGACCGCGACCTGCTGCTTTATTACATCACAGCTATTCTTTATATAGCCAAACTTTTTCGGGGAAAAGTCTTATATCAATATCAAGCTCTTGCTTCCGCGCCACTATACATGGTTACCTAAACCGACAATAATCACCCACTCACCTGCTTTTCACCGAAGCAGCGCTGTGCTAACTTTTCATTGACCCCCGCACTTTTCACTTTCACTCGTTCCCACGCGGGACCAGATGGAATCTCGCAATCTAATCAGCACGTGGTTGGCTTAGTAAAGCAAGCCAGTAGCACGTGTTTGGTTGCCACAAGGTATAAGTTCCAGCGCAGTAGTGTTCCAACCAACACCACATTACCCCCCAATTGACTGACACCCCACGTCTGTCATTCTTACATCTGTCTACGGTCAAGTTAGGTGTCGCAACTCAGTGCCCGACCACATAAAGCTCAAGTAGATAGCTACAATCTCCACTACATCGCATAGCGACACAATCGAAGGCACTACGACATCAACACAACTCAGCGCCCAGCACCAGCAAGCAGAATGGCCCATACACAGCCGCAACCGCAACCGACCCTCCTACTCTCAGCCCCTCACCTTCCCCTCGCAACCGCCCTAACTTCCACCGTCCCCCTTCCCGCCCTCGCAGTAATCCAATGGTGCGTCTTCGAAAACCGGAATCGATCTGAGGTCATGGCTCTTTACAACGCCTCCGGCTACGGAACGCATTACACGCCCTCTGGAGTCTACAAGATCATGCGCAAGTATGGTCCGATTTGGTTCAATGAACAACAGGTACGCCGACCATGGGGGCTGTATTTTTCTGAGGAGAAGGCGGAGTTGATACGGAGGGGGTGGGGGAAGGATGATTTGGTCATGGCA
The sequence above is a segment of the Pyrenophora tritici-repentis strain M4 chromosome 3, whole genome shotgun sequence genome. Coding sequences within it:
- a CDS encoding Atrophin-1 multi-domain protein, which translates into the protein MGATDKQTGMDGKDFAKAIGINKPANVRDKIKRWQQDVDPDAAGADKAGASSPKTTPSTPTPKAKALDDKPNWTPSHERGKSVGASPERPNSAKKTPATHNELDEDLLSATAPKKRVISDSHWRKQSPTKEAGRPQPKTIPNAWVRPSRIVPKKPASPELKPIVHTTPQQNPLLPFAEYVGRSTGQTRPLPKQRRPSKPSSSGSDHRPTSSGAGSGKGAKTSETAGKPKSPQPPKEKMEIVRMRPSRRRARTSPRGSLSAEDLARYPRRPGRVSDTALSEDLNNLVTVEYAESGVTSALESRITSPRDDELRERRRRRRPRSQGDRAADEALRQPPKISRRKSRRSYPRTEEEAAAPLIVPVAPETSPTKPSGSRLEAWLSSTPDPLDEPKPRRRRSRRRSKESLSSVDLPLKAAQSEVTVSTDVTQEEPVKKSPSRRRRRSKDSVSSLDLPAEADKSEVSTSTRATQDEPVKESSRRRKSKDSVSSPEQPSKSEVSASTETTRDEQATKSRRSSSGSSRRRRRQSSREMTVDTQDLEEAPSTIISDTTTEITTQDQDSEISVTPTPSLKRRGARRSQYSPTKGRSMSSPLRESTSIDDMPKDDFLDLETASRKPSSSADTASIDLMPLPLRPRQILGPRMYPTSGKRLSTIVSADSYGTRRKSSRRSKASGSDTVTDITDDTISVSRAPPSEVGSYFNPETSTIISRQSTRRRKLARHADLISVLSMPKAGGSKSIVSARSIRTNRSRLATATIEDIMQELSSDEAKYMRELRTLVDGVIPVLLSCVLSKSESAIAAGLFSRSSKADPSEVTKPIVDMGVCLEKLKNLHKRVPREDSDELVSWAQSAQRVYSDYISVWRLGFQDVVISLAPADDDPFKPAKVVNGPEDGAPWDEGMPRNAEGYVVNSEGERVDVAYMLKRPLVRLKYLAKTLKGINHVKPSEHVEKTSSIFQELVSAARKRSNDEQARLEDEAAANVDPTRARDPRSLAPLAGVRVDPTRCVRARDHFDLHLYHSTGQEMSCRVEILLRDNAPGTGPGGDLLFCEVDPTGRWLLLPPVQLSHASARNGDLKGEIIVMIRGNQADGSEWSELMSLISDDEQAGFEWVQMLGLNPIPPQIAEVKKNPYAPVNMQRPSSSHDSSQLSSVTESTLPQKSRTPSPREIEIPIGEQHTEVSKVWHYDTSDKRNKSRPVSPITTPSRDSSFTSEKYDGKEPTTPIESMYTADQLQNDPDQTPRGFDEAVRVANTGSPSSLKRTRAKRLSRNPTSSPTSARASRQITLEDPVELENPKPVVESPKPRRKSTKRRPQSLPASAVSQSNKGYSVWMPTSEVDDDSDESEADNRTITDSEISPPGSPPSPQRPQAHRRVSSVPSLELPSIPRQRKSSGQSTPARDSEVDVTYAHEKPSSAPSKLQKKSRDIVLDDIEEPQVEREGPPPTPPHRSPSPATPVTLKGSKTPILTPLLPGFKGKRRSSSPLKHEYEPSTCTEESSESESESEEDTHSEGEKEEGSEESLTSESSEDELDDDVPMPLMPIGYIGPRGYSSRPFITGREASRPKTAEKAEDEPKDFTKVSPPGSIYTLPNGTITPSQSASNTPYRAVPRNSAKASRTIASLFAWSEAGRWDSLHPDECSIVVTPGKIEVYEISINHSKPFLADGDEIITPEGGAPLIAVELTPLVPLRKSTAIDISIRSPPTGESRIKAGNNIMLRSRSAAECSQLYAMINQSRINNPTYIALQNARGPYGQSSWAEAMDQRNAARTSAESSSGWLGGTLGRRSSYRKSSTRAASISAATESSVGTMNSALRSALGRFSFGKSGIFSIRNSTLGSRSSGSFDSGSRPGSGASTPTGDMTRAPGAPAGITNTKCRLYERESLKKWRDMGGARLTIMLPSPNPSVPSSPTNSRQRAPGTRDHRQERRILLTGKKMGEVLLDVTLSETCFERVARSGIAVSVWEDHVDEDGQVGGVGKTGGVLGARARVFMIQMKSERECAYCFSLLGKLRY